The Moraxella nasicaprae sequence GGGCGGTCTCCTCCTAAAGAGTAACGGAGGAGTACGAAGGTGCGCTCAGGACGGTCGGAAATCGTCCAAAGAGTATAAAGGCAAAAGCGCGCTTAACTGCGAGACCCACAAGTCGAGCAGGTACGAAAGTAGGTCTTAGTGATCCGGTGGTTCTGTATGGAAGGGCCATCGCTCAACGGATAAAAGGTACTCTGGGGATAACAGGCTGATACCGCCCAAGAGTTCATATCGACGGCGGTGTTTGGCACCTCGATGTCGGCTCATCTCATCCTGGGGCTGAAGCAGGTCCCAAGGGTATGGCTGTTCGCCATTTAAAGAGGTACGCGAGCTGGGTTTAGAACGTCGTGAGACAGTTCGGTCCCTATCTACCGTGGGCGTTGGAAATTTGAGAGGATCTGCTCCTAGTACGAGAGGACCAGAGTGGACGAACCTCTGGTGTTCCGGTTGTGACGCCAGTCGCATTGCCGGGTAGCTATGTTCGGATGGGATAACCGCTGAAAGCATCTAAGCGGGAAGCCCACCTCAAGATTAGATTTCCCTAAAGAGCCGTTGTAGACTACGACGTTGATAGGTTGGGTGTGGAAGCATGGTGACATGTGTAGCTAACCAATACTAATTGCTCGTTTGGCTTGACCATACAACACCCAAGTGGTTTAAATCACTGACAGTGTTGTATGATAAAGTGTAATGATTACCTTAATCTTGATTTAGTCAATGCTTTAAATTGAAAAATAAAATAACAGACTCATAAGCAGCGTTGTTAATCCTTTTACGCTGACGACAATAGCAAGATGGAACCACCTGATCCCTTCCCGAACTCAGAAGTGAAACGTCTTAGCGCCGATGGTAGTGTGGTTCGCCCATGTGAGAGTAGGTCATCGTCAGCACCTTATTAATAAAACCCCCTCTGTCGGATGATGGAGGGGGTTTTGGTTTGGGGGTTGGGATAGGATAAAAAGAGGTTAAAATTTTTTTAAAAAAATTAAATAAGTATACTTATTTAAAGCATTCCTTGACAGGAATGCTTTAAACATTATTTGTTAATATGGATTTAATGGGGTATGTTATGAGCGATTTGCCACAGCTTGTGTTTCGGTTGCCTTATCTGGATGTGCTAGCGTAGAAAAGGTGGGCGTTGGTGTAAGCCAATATATCAAACAGCTAGATGATAAAATAGAAAGATCTCATAAGGGACTATATTATGATGAATCTACAGGCTTGATGTGGTATGTTTGTGCTGTTGGTATAAACTGGTCAGATAAACGCAAATACGAGAATGGAAGCTATGGAGATATTATTGGGTGTCATGGTAGTCGCTCTATTTACTTAAATGCGGAAGACACCGAAAGATATATTGCCGAGTTTATCAACAGTAAAAATTTTGGCGGATATTCAGATTGGCGATTACCGACTGTTTTTGAGGTAGAGTCGCTTCGTTTGGCTAATTGTAGTAGTTGGAGACAGGAGCAAACCGGCGATACGCTTACTGAAACAGGTCGACAGCCCACCTATAAAACAGCTACTCGTACCACTTTGGATAATCAAGGTCGTCTGATTATAGTGGATGATTGCCAGTATGACAAACGGACTGTATTTGATAGAGCCTTTGGGGGAGATTATCAAAAGTATGATAGGGATATGTACAGCTCTTATAATGTTTATTCTGTTCGTGTTAAGGAAAGTATTCTTTCTAAAAATTATCAACAAATGATAGATATAAAAGATGATTATGGTGTACGGCTTACAGGCTTACGCCTGTATAAATCAGATATATCGTTTTCGGATGATAGACCTGCCGCCTTTTACATTGTCCGTCAGCATACACCAGCCAAAGAAGCCACCAAATGAGCAAGATTTACTTTATCCGCACCGACCCAGAAGCGGTTGAGCGTGGTTGTGTAGGTTGTGGTTGGGGTGATTGAATTTTTCTACTTTTTCTTTGTTGGCGGATTTATTGTCCGCTTGGAAAATAATGACCACTATAATTGGCAGCAAGAGCGTCAAATCACCGCTTTTTATACTCTAAGCAAGGGCGATATCGTGATTGCAACGACTCGCCACACCAAAGAGATTTATGTTGGTGTTGTGGCAAATGCTCGTTCTTATGATGCATGTGTGGTTTAATTTAACTCAGGAGAGATGTATTATGCGTCGCATATTATCCGTATTTAGCCTATTAAGTTTGCCAATGTTGGTTGAGGCATCTTATTGGAATCATAATGGTTCAGTTATGTGGTTATCGGCTGATGGTAATTCACGCGAATTTTATTACGATCAGCCATCCAAGACCATGCGTGGAGCAGGAGTGGTCTCAGGTACTTTACTATTTAATGGTTATCGTCAGGGTAATCGCTATTACGGCACAGCTAGGAGATTTTCTAAATATTGTACTTACCCGATTGAATATGAAGTTTCGGGACGGGTTGTTACTGAGACCAAAGTTGTTTTAACTGGTCGTTATCCATCTTATGCAGCTGGCTGTCGTCCAACAGGGCAATGGAAAGATGATAGACTTGTTTTTACTTATCTTCATCGGTAGAAAAATGATTTGAAGATTGGCAATTCGAAAAACACCTAGATTGATTTCAAGGTGTTTTTTTGGCTTTGATTTCTTCGGTAAAGTTAAAACCATGAAAATTGAATTTTGCCTAATCCGTGTAGGATGGATGGGAGCTTTTCAAACACCTTTGAAAAAAGATTAGGCTTGGATATAATAATCTATCAAAAATTAGTTGGGAGACAGTATGAAGCTTATTTATCTACACGGACTGGACAGTGACAGTAATGCAATCAAAGCACAACTTGTCGATGCTTATTGTCGTCAGTATTATCCGCAGATAAATGTCATTCGTCCAGATTTGAACCGCACGCCTGATGAGGCGGTGGCGTTATTAACTGATTTGATTGGCGATGGCAAAGATACGGTGCTGATGGGTAGTTCATTAGGTGGTTACTTTGCTAATTTGATGAGCGATGTATGTGGCGTGCCAGCAGTATTGCTTAATCCAAGCATTCGTCCTGATTTTAGTTTTAGGCGTTTTTTGAACGAGCATTTTGCCAAACAACCCTTGCCTGATGATGCACCGATTTATCGCACGGGAGGAGGCTGGCAGATTGTGTATGGCGATTTGGCTTGGTTTGAGGCTCATCGTTTACAGGTCAATTATCCAGAAAAAATTCGTGTCTTTTTACAGTTGGGCGATGAACTGCTTGATGCCAAAGCAGCACAAGAGTTTTATCAGAATCACGGTGCTTTTGTGTCAGCCATGCAGGGTGGCGACCATCGAATCAGTGATTTTGAGCAGCATGTTGCTATGGTGGTGGATTGGGCAATTTCTTTAAATCAGTCAAGATGAGCTATTTGGGCTTTATAAATAGATGTTGTGCGTGTAAAATAGCAAAACGATAATAATTTGAATGATGGTAAATGATGAATCAATATACTTCCCAAAATTTAGAAGTCTTAGAGGGGCTTGAACCTGTCCGCCGCCGTCCTGGCATGTACACAGACACCACTCGCCCCAATCATTTGGCTCAAGAAGTCATTGATAATTCTGTCGATGAGGCGTTGGCAGGGTATGCCAAGCACATTATTGTCACTTTGTGTGCTGATGGCTCATTGTCGGTAGAAGATGATGGGCGAGGCATGCCAACAGACATTCACCCTGAATTTGGACAGTCTGGCGTGGAGCTGATTTTGACGAGACTGCATGCTGGTGGTAAGTTTAGCACGGATAATTATCAGGTGTCAGGCGGTCTGCATGGCGTGGGCATTTCGGTGGTTAATGCCTTATCCAAGCAGGTTGAGGTAACGGTGTGGCGTGATGGCTTGGAACATCGAATGAGTTTTGCCAATGGTGTTGCAACCACGCCACTCTTGGTGGATAAAGCATCTAATAAGAAAAAACGAGGCACCAAAGTGCAGTTTTGGGTTGATGGTAGTTATTTTGATTCGCCAAAATTTGCCATCAAGGCACTCAAACACAATCTCAAAGCCAAAGCGGTGTTGTCGGCAGGATTGCTTATTGACTTCATCGATGAAATGGGCGATGAGTCAGAAAGCTGGCAATTTGCTGATGGGGTGGTGGGCTATTTGCATGAGCAAATTGCTAATGAGCCTTGCATTCCAGATGAGCCATTTTATTTTAGCCAAGAAGTGCAGTCAGGCGAGCGAGGAGCGGCAACTTTTGCCATTTCTTGGTTGGCAGAGGGTGGTACGCCCATTCAGGAAAGCTATGTGAATTTGATTCCCACTGCACAAGGCGGTACTCATGTTAATGGTCTAAGAACAGGTGTCTTGGAGGCATTGCGTGAGTTTTGCGAAATTCATCATCTATTGCCTCGTTCGGTGAAGCTGTCTGGCGAAGATGTGTGGGACGGTGTGAATTATATTTTATCGCTTAAATTTGTTGAACCTCAATTTAGCGGTCAGACCAAAGAGAGACTATCTAGTCGAGAGGCCGCACCATTGGTGCAAGCTCTTGCCAAAGATTCGTTCAGCCTGTGGTTGAATCAACACCCAGACAGTGCCAAAGCGATTGCTGAGCTTGCCATCAGTAAAGCCAGCAAACGTCTTGCCACCGCCCAAAAAATTGCTCGTAAAAAAATCACACAAGGACCTGCCTTGCCTGGTAAATTGGCAGATTGTCGTGGCGAACAAAAAGATGGTGCTGAATTATTTTTGGTGGAAGGTGATTCAGCAGGTGGTAGTGCCAAACAAGCTCGTGATAAAGATTTTCAGGCGATTTTGCCACTAAGAGGTAAGATTTTAAATTCATGGGAGGTTTCCCATGATACGGTTTTGGCAAGCCAAGAGATTCATGACATCGCTATTGCCATCGGTGTGGACCCCGCTTCTAATGATTTATCTGAACTTCGCTATGATAAGGTGTGTATCTTGGCTGATGCTGATAGTGACGGATTGCATATCGCTACTTTGATTTGTGCATTATTTGTGAAGCATTTTCCTGCATTGGTGGAGGCAGGGCATTTGTATGTGGCAATGCCTCCGCTGTACCGAGTGGACATTGGCAAAGAAGTGCATTACGCCTTAGATGGTGATGAGCTTGATGCTATCTTAAAAAAAGCAGGCAACAAAACACCACAAATCACTCGCTTTAAGGGATTGGGTGAAATGGACCCAAAACAGCTAAGAGAAACCACCATGAACCCAGATACTCGCAAGCTGGTACGACTTGATTTGGACGATTTGACCCAAACGCAAGGGTCGATGGATATGTTGCTTGCCAAAAAACGAGCTGCTGACCGCAAACGCTGGCTTGAAGATAAGGGTGATTTGGCGGATTTGACGGTATGAGCAAACATTGGTCAGTATTGCCCAGACTTATCCCTGATGATTTGGGCGAACAAGTGCCAAAAAAGCACCGTCCGTTTGCCCAAAAAATCGCCCAATTTATCTTGCCTCGATTAGGTTGGCAAGTAACAGGAAGTATCCCAAATGTGGGACAAGCGGTGCTGATTGGCGTGCCTCACACTTCTAATTATGATGCCGTGCCTGCTTTTTTGATGTTGTTGGCACTGGGCTTGGATATTCGCATTTTGGGCAAAAAGCAGTTGTTTTCTGTGCCAATATTGGCTCAATTTTTGCGGTGGATTGGCGTGATGCCCATTGATCGCACCAAAAAAGGTTCGGTTTTGCAAAGTAGCATTGCAAATTTTGCTGACAACAAACCATTGTTTTTGGCACTAGCACCAGAAGGCACTCGTTCTTATACGACCAGCTTTAAGTCGGGTTTTTATTATTTGGCGGTGGGTGCTGGCGTACCCATCATTCCTGTGGCATTGGATTATGCCACCAAGACCATCTGCTTTATGCCGCCATTTTATCCAACGGGCGATTATGCCAATGATTTGCCTCAGATTGTTGCTTTATATCAAGGGGTGCAAGGACGACACCCTCACAAAATGTCACAGATTTTACAAGATTTATCAAGTCAATCAACCATGTAAAAAAACCGTCTGACAGGCGGTATTTTTTGCTGGACTTTTGACCAAATTACATTATAATGAAAATGTTATTTATTATCATTGAATAAACATTTCAAGCAATTATCCAAGATTTATCCAAATACAAGGAGGGCGATATGCAGATATGGCATTGGTTGGTGATTGGTCTGGCGTTGATGACGCTTGAAATATTTTTGGCAAGTTTTGCCAGTCTTTGGTTTGGGGTGGCTGCCTTAGTGACGGCACTATTGTTGTGGCTTATGCCGATGAGTTTGCTGGCTCAGGTGGTTGTGTGGCTGGTATTGTCGGTGTTGTGCTGCCTGCTTTGGTTTCGATTCATACAGCCTATCCTAAAAAATAAACAAGGCAAGTCGCACAAGTTGCTATTAGGGGAGGCGGGCATCGTCATCGGTGTGCCAGTGGCAACACAGCCTGGTAAAGTCAGATTTAGCGTGCCAAAAATGGGTCGTGATGAGTGGTGGTGTCGCTCCACTGATGGTGAGGTGTTGGAATTGGGTGGTCGTGTTTTTGTGGTTGGCATGAGTGGCGGTGAGCTGATTGTATCACAAAAGCATCAATGATTTTGGATTGTTAGACAAGGAGTATCATGATGTTGGATATTGGTTTATTGATTTTGGTGCTGATTGCTTTTGTTGGATTGACAATCTACAAAGGCGTACGCATTGTGCCTCAGGGGGAAAAGTGGATTGTACAAAGGCTTGGCAAGTATCATCAAACGCTTGAACCAGGGCTAAGTCTGATTATTCCTTTTATCGATGCAGTGGCGTATAAAGTGACCACCAAAGACATTGTGCTGGATATTCCAAGCCAAGAAGTCATCACACGAGATAATGTGGTCATCATTGCCAATGCAGTGGCTTATATCAATATTTTGCAACCAGCCCAAGCGGTCTATGGCATCGAAAACTATGAGCAGGGCATTCGCAATCTGGTGCAGACTTCCTTGCGTTCCATCATTGGTGAGATGGATTTGGATGCAGCATTATCAAGTCGAGATCAGATTAAGGCACAGCTAAAACACGCCATTTCTGATGACATTTCTGATTGGGGCATTACCCTTAAAACAGTGGAAATCCAAGACATCAAACCATCATCGACCATGCAAATGGCGATGGAGGAGCAAGCGGCTGCCGAACGCCAACGCCGTGCTATGGTAACTCGTGCTGATGGTCAAAAACAAGCCGCCATCTTGGAGGCTGATGGTCGTCTTGAAGCATCACGCAGAGATGCTGAGGCTCAGGTGGTGCTTGCCAAAGGTTCTGAGGAATCAATTCGCTTGGTGTCGCAAGCGATGGACGGCAAAGAAATGCCAGCCGTATATTTGCTTGGCGAACAGTACATCAAGGCAATGAATGAGATGGCACAGTCTAATAATGCCAAGACAGTGGTATTGCCAGCCGATATTCTAAACACGATTAAAGGTCTGGTGGGCGATAAATTAAAAGCCAGC is a genomic window containing:
- a CDS encoding DUF1566 domain-containing protein, giving the protein MGVGVSQYIKQLDDKIERSHKGLYYDESTGLMWYVCAVGINWSDKRKYENGSYGDIIGCHGSRSIYLNAEDTERYIAEFINSKNFGGYSDWRLPTVFEVESLRLANCSSWRQEQTGDTLTETGRQPTYKTATRTTLDNQGRLIIVDDCQYDKRTVFDRAFGGDYQKYDRDMYSSYNVYSVRVKESILSKNYQQMIDIKDDYGVRLTGLRLYKSDISFSDDRPAAFYIVRQHTPAKEATK
- a CDS encoding YqiA/YcfP family alpha/beta fold hydrolase yields the protein MKLIYLHGLDSDSNAIKAQLVDAYCRQYYPQINVIRPDLNRTPDEAVALLTDLIGDGKDTVLMGSSLGGYFANLMSDVCGVPAVLLNPSIRPDFSFRRFLNEHFAKQPLPDDAPIYRTGGGWQIVYGDLAWFEAHRLQVNYPEKIRVFLQLGDELLDAKAAQEFYQNHGAFVSAMQGGDHRISDFEQHVAMVVDWAISLNQSR
- the parE gene encoding DNA topoisomerase IV subunit B encodes the protein MNQYTSQNLEVLEGLEPVRRRPGMYTDTTRPNHLAQEVIDNSVDEALAGYAKHIIVTLCADGSLSVEDDGRGMPTDIHPEFGQSGVELILTRLHAGGKFSTDNYQVSGGLHGVGISVVNALSKQVEVTVWRDGLEHRMSFANGVATTPLLVDKASNKKKRGTKVQFWVDGSYFDSPKFAIKALKHNLKAKAVLSAGLLIDFIDEMGDESESWQFADGVVGYLHEQIANEPCIPDEPFYFSQEVQSGERGAATFAISWLAEGGTPIQESYVNLIPTAQGGTHVNGLRTGVLEALREFCEIHHLLPRSVKLSGEDVWDGVNYILSLKFVEPQFSGQTKERLSSREAAPLVQALAKDSFSLWLNQHPDSAKAIAELAISKASKRLATAQKIARKKITQGPALPGKLADCRGEQKDGAELFLVEGDSAGGSAKQARDKDFQAILPLRGKILNSWEVSHDTVLASQEIHDIAIAIGVDPASNDLSELRYDKVCILADADSDGLHIATLICALFVKHFPALVEAGHLYVAMPPLYRVDIGKEVHYALDGDELDAILKKAGNKTPQITRFKGLGEMDPKQLRETTMNPDTRKLVRLDLDDLTQTQGSMDMLLAKKRAADRKRWLEDKGDLADLTV
- a CDS encoding 1-acyl-sn-glycerol-3-phosphate acyltransferase; its protein translation is MSKHWSVLPRLIPDDLGEQVPKKHRPFAQKIAQFILPRLGWQVTGSIPNVGQAVLIGVPHTSNYDAVPAFLMLLALGLDIRILGKKQLFSVPILAQFLRWIGVMPIDRTKKGSVLQSSIANFADNKPLFLALAPEGTRSYTTSFKSGFYYLAVGAGVPIIPVALDYATKTICFMPPFYPTGDYANDLPQIVALYQGVQGRHPHKMSQILQDLSSQSTM
- a CDS encoding NfeD family protein — its product is MQIWHWLVIGLALMTLEIFLASFASLWFGVAALVTALLLWLMPMSLLAQVVVWLVLSVLCCLLWFRFIQPILKNKQGKSHKLLLGEAGIVIGVPVATQPGKVRFSVPKMGRDEWWCRSTDGEVLELGGRVFVVGMSGGELIVSQKHQ
- a CDS encoding SPFH domain-containing protein translates to MLDIGLLILVLIAFVGLTIYKGVRIVPQGEKWIVQRLGKYHQTLEPGLSLIIPFIDAVAYKVTTKDIVLDIPSQEVITRDNVVIIANAVAYINILQPAQAVYGIENYEQGIRNLVQTSLRSIIGEMDLDAALSSRDQIKAQLKHAISDDISDWGITLKTVEIQDIKPSSTMQMAMEEQAAAERQRRAMVTRADGQKQAAILEADGRLEASRRDAEAQVVLAKGSEESIRLVSQAMDGKEMPAVYLLGEQYIKAMNEMAQSNNAKTVVLPADILNTIKGLVGDKLKAS